The DNA sequence ttagtCTATTCATCAAAGATTTGAccttttctctcttttgggaaaatatgaaattttgttAGAACTGTCGGTTGGGTCTTCAGGGGAATATTTTTGTTACATATTGTAGATTTGAGTCGTTGGATGGGTAAGCTGTTTAACAAAAATCCAATATCAGTGAGAAAGTCGCCATTTTTTAGACTCTTCTTCCTCTTGGACAAAGGCTGCACCGGGATTACTGAAGCTTGGTCTTATACTCTGCTTACTTTGATTCAACAGTTTTGGAGTTTATTCCGCCATTTTTCTTCGATTCCTTGTTTTATAAAGAAAACATCAACGCCATTACATACATCGGGAAATGGCATATTTATTTCCTCTTAAACCATggaaactttaatttttttttggggttTATGGTTATAGTGGGTTTTGCAACGATGACATTGAATATCCTAGCAAAACAAAAAGAGGGTTTTTCTGAATTTAAGGTCACAAGTTCGTGAAACTTTTATTTCTGGAatagagtaaaaataaaaattgcccCCCCAAGCGATTTTTATGAATCAAATAGTTTTCACATGATGTCTGAAATGCATTTCATAATTTTCATTTATCTGTATAGAAACTTGAGATGAATAAGAAAGTTTAGTGAAGTTCCTTTTTCAAAGTATGGATTTTATCTATGTGGATTCTAATTAGCAGACCTTTATGTACAGCTTCTGCTTTAAAGATCATGTTCACTAGCATGAACAATCCCGGTCAGCTATCCGGTTGGAATGCAAATGGTGATGATCCATGTGGGCAAAATTGGCTAGGAATTACTTGTTCGGGCCAGAGAGTGACAGAGATGTGATTTTCtattcttcatttattttacATTTGATGTTCTGTTACCTCCTCGTTACTTGTTTCTGAATCTGTTATTCTTTCTATCAGTAAATTACCGAACCTCCAGCTTTCTGGTTCAATGGGATATAACCTAGCACCTTTAACAGCAGTGACCAACCTGTAAGATCATGTTTCTTTATATAATTAGActgaatttatatttattattgtttttttcatttattaatttttatggtcTCTTGACAAATTATGCAGAGACATGAGCAATAATAATCTTGGTGGCAATATTCTTTATGCTCTACCTCCAAACTTGACAAGATTGTAAGCTTTTCTCTTATTGCTTTCCTTGCTGTTCTTGTTCTTCATTTTCCTCTTTGGAGGGATTGATAATTTGGGTTGTCTTTGTTTCAGAAATCTTGGTGGCAATACCTTTAATGGTGGCATCCCTTATTCTATTTCACTTATGACTTCTCTTCAATACCTGTAAGTTTTTTCCTTTCTATGTTTCGGTTCGTCAAAATTGACACCCCATAAATGAACAACAAATGGAAACCTAATAGATATACATTTGTTTTCTTCACTGTAGGAACCTGAGCCACAATCAGATTCAGAACCAGTTGGATGACGTGTTTGGAAAGCTTACTTCCCTCTCAGTATTGTGAGTTTGAGCTTTAATCTTATGTGAACTGGCTTATGTAGATGCTTGCTTTATATAACTACAGAGTTCACATAGTAATTTCTTTTCAATCCCATTTAGAAGTAAAGAAAGGGATTCAAACTCTTTTAATAAAACTTTTGGAGGTTTCATGTTGTttgttttctattaattaaaccatTTGATAAAGTTTGATTGATCAGTTTTGTTTATGTAATTTTGGCAATTTTTATCTAGTCTCAGTGTATGTAATTTTCAGTGAGTAATACGTTTTCTTTAGAGGATGCGGTGTGTGTATAAATCTATGTAATATATAAAGACAGTTGTTCTTattcatatctttttcctcaggGATCTTTCGTTTAATACTATACCAGGTAATCTTCCCGAGAGTTTAAGCAGCCTGACAAGTGTGACTTCAATGTAAGTAGATAACTTTGATTAATGTGGTTCTAAACCATGGTTAGAGTCTCTTACCCCATATCTGATTGTCCTTTTTGATTCAGGTATCTGCAGAATAACCAGCTTACCGGCACTATTGATGTTCTTGCGAATCTTCCTCTTCAAACTCTGTAAGTAACCAGAGTATTATTAGAAAGCCAAATATGCcctattttctctctttctttctgtgGGGGTTGGGATTCGGGTTGTGGGAGGGGGTGGAAGGGTGTTCTCATTACAGCATTTCATTTGTCTACCTTTGTGTTTATCAGGAATGTGGAGAATAACAAGTTTACTGGTTGGATTCCTGAACAACTCAAAAACATTAATTTAAAGTAAGCAATTTATGATACGAGTAATTGCTCCTTTATTTTGTCccccttcttctttctctttcttatgAAGGAATGTAAACCAACTTGACAGGAGGGAAGGTAACGCGTGGAGTTCAGGGCCTGCACCTCCACCTCCACCTGGTACACCCCCAGCAACCAGAAACCGAATTCATAAGTCTCCCAACAGTAACAGATCATCGGATGATGGTGGCAATGGTGGTAAAAGTTCTGGCATAGGGGCTGGAGGTATAGCAGGAATAGTGATATCTATTTTTGTTGTTGGAGGAATTATAGCTTTCTTCCTCGTAAAGAGAAGATCCAAAAAGCGATCATCCCCTGACATAGAAAAGATTAATGAACCCTTCGCTCCTCTTGCTTCAAATGAAGTGCAAGGTAACACATTATTTTGCATTTTGTTTTAGGTTTTAATCTTCTAAATGAGTGTCACCAGCAATATCATACAAGATTAATGTTACAATTCCAGCAATTGATCTAAGTAacattaaataatttacaaaaaagaaaagaatatgtaatattttcaaGCCATAAAAGATGAATTTATGTATATgtaaataaggaaaaaaatccCATATCAAGTTGATAGAAAGCTCTGCATTAAAATATTGTAGTTTTGAGCAGACAGCCTAGATAGGTAATAAATAATCTTCTTCAAGTGTATTGACATGTAATCTTAGTTTACTCAGGATCTGTACTAAGTGTTCATTTTTTCTGAGAATAATGTTGCTACTATTGCTTGTGCtaagcttttttttttgtctctgGAATATTGATGCAGAGATGAAGTCGGTACAAACTTCTTCCACATTGGACACCAAAACCTTTGATGCTCCTCCTCCTGCCTCAATAAATCTTAGACCACCTCCCATTGAACGTCACAAGTCTTTCGATGAAGCTGATGTTGTCGTTGTCTCAAAGAAGCCTGTTGTCAAAAAGAAAAGTGTCACCGCTCCTATAAATGTCACATCCTACTCTGTAGCAGATCTGCAGATGGCTACTGGAAGCTTCTGTGTTGATAACCTTCTTGGAGAAGGGTCTTTTGGACGTGTCTATCGAGCTCAATTTGATGATGGGAAGGTATATaatattaactaaataaatGTTGGTCCATCATCTTTGGGCTAGAAAGTCATAATCTTTGCCCTTGGTTAATGGCCAAAGTGAATAACCAAATACGACCAACTTCACTGATTGCAATTAGTACTGTTTATTTTAACATGTTCCTTGTTTTTATCACAGGTTCTTGCTGTCAAGAAAATAGATTCAACTGTTCTTTCGAGACAATCGCCAGAAGAAGATTTCACAGAGATTGTTTTGAACTTATCACATTTGCATCATCCAAATGTTACAGAGTTGATGGGCTATTGCTCAGAGCATGGACAACACCTATTAGTGTATGAATTCCACAAAAATGGTTCACTGCACGACTTCCTTCATCTATCAGATGAATTCAGCAAGCCATTGATTTGGAATTCCCGTGTAAAAATTGCTTTGGGGACTGCTCGTGCACTAGAGTAAGTCTATCAGTGAAGGTTTTGGGTATGTTTAAGAATTCTCTAGAGTTGCAATTTCATTGCTTTTACTGAAAGTGGTGTTTTTCAGATACCTACATGAAGTTTGCTCGCCATCAGTTGTTCACAAAAATGTTAAGTCATCCAAAATATTACTCGATGCAGAGCTCAACCCTCACCTTTCAGACTGTGGCTTGGCAAACTATATAGAGCAGGCCAATgaggttatattttttttatttatatatatatatttattgaaataGCCAATGAGGTTATATTTAGTTgtctcaaaaaaattatttcaaggaTATGTGCACATATGTTTTTTTCAGCTTTGAGTTCATTAAGCTAAGATGTTCTGATAACGTAAAATGTTGTGAGGCAATTGCTGAATTTTGAGTATGACTTGTGCAGTATTTGAGCAGCCATTCAGATGCTGGTTTTAATGCTCCCGAAATTCTAATGGGCAATCAATTTTCTGTAAAAAGTGATGTCTACAGTTTTGGGGTGATTATGCTGGAGCTTCTTACTGGACGGAAACCATTTGATAGGTATTTGAAATGACCTAACTAGTTTTTAGTGTCTTCTAATTTGTGAAGTGTTACTCTTGGTTGgttttttctgttatttttgatgattttttttctgATTGGTTTAACAGCTCAAGGCCTAGATCTGAACAGTCATTGGTTAAATGGGCATCACCCCAGCTCCATGATATCGACGCCCTCTCTAAAATGGTAGATCCAGCACTTGAAGGGCTATATCCTGTTAAATCTCTTTCCCGCTTTGCCGACGTCATTGCTCTTTGTATTCAGGTAATCTTGTTAAGCTATGAGTTTTTGTTTCATCTTTCTTGTCTAATAGTTTGAGATTCTGATCCTTGAGTTTGCACTTCTGGTGCAGGCTGAACCCGAATTTCGACCACCGATGTCAGAAGTAGTTGAAGCATTGGTTCGGTTGGTGCAGCGAGCTAACATGAGTAAAAGAACAATCGGAACTGAATCATTCAAACGAGGTGAAAGTTCAGAAATACCTGACAATTTTTCTTGAAGTAACAATTGTGGGGGTTGGTTTTCTTGGTGTTGTGCACTTTGTTATGTTTAACCTggtagaaagagagagagagagagagtaatgCAATGCAATGCTTGTCCATAATTACGTAGTTATAGTAGTTGTTTCATTGTTTTGTTGCTGAATAATTTCAATACTGAACCTCTGCCTACTGAGTTTATTGAACTTGTCGactcataaattatattttactttACACATTGCTTATGTACCTATGAATATGATGATTGATGAGCCCGATTCAGAAAAGACCCACAGAAGAACAATAAGAGTAtggttttttttcttgaaagcaTTTGCCAAATCAAATTTTGTTTTGTAATGATCCAAAGAAAATGTTAGCTACTGATCTAAATGTTCCTAAAAAgaattgctaattaatttattcatataaataatatttgaatAACAGGATTCATCTTTTTCATGAAAAGAAACTATTAAATTCAAATTAGGGATGTATAATTGTCAGTTTGATCggattataatatatttcaactaaaatatacaaatattaagttgtaaatatttaattgtaattcgttcttttaataaaaaaagtttaaCTCACTCAGTTTAGTTGAGTTAACAtatctaaatatttttattttttatttttttaattattgttagttttttgtgtttcaaaataaatgtataaatatacctatttcaataaattttcatgactttttttattttaatacctACATAACAATTTACCTCCTCAAACAGTTCTATTCTGCttcattttctttctcttcttcttatcTTCACCAATTTGTACCTTCTTCTCCAGATTGGACATCATCTTGTCATCAAATTcaaatgtatatatatcatatatgtataattattaATCAAAGTCAAACGAGGAAAATAAATGAAAGAAAGAGAGATGAATGGGCATAATGAAGAGAGACAGagaaaaataactaaaatgCAGTCTGATCCTTAATCTGATTTTTTGCTTCATTATTTGAGATAACAATTTACCTCAACCAGCTTTTCTTTGTGTTCTTCCTTCTTATCTCCTTGTTGTcccttcatcatcttcttcttgtcATTCATCTGATTCTTCTTTTACAAAGAGAAACACCTTAGAATGAAATATTGCAaacttaattttgatttaaaCTGAGGATGGTAGAGTTTATGTTTGTTAGTATAATTGTAAGAAGAAATGAATAGAATGCAATTTATCTGTTTGTTGGATATGAAGGTTAAATTTGGGGAGAGCCAttgtgtaaattaaaaaaaaagaaaaaatgagaGAAGATGAACTGAGAAAGGAGGATATgaagtatattttttataaaaagagaaTGGGTTTAAAGTAATTGTtcatttttggtaattttttttttaattgaccaAACCATTCACTCCGAATTCATTTAGTCTGGTTCAGATTCGTTTGGATTTGAAACCTCAAGTTGCAGATTATATGAACAATCCTACATTTGATTAATACCCAACTACATACCTGAAAGTACATGGCAAAATCTGAGTGTATAATTATTTGGAGCTTACTCATGACGATGGGATCCAGATATCTAATCACGAatgtggcgtttggttgggaggaataaaaatataggaataaGAATGAGAATGAAAAATGGAAtatgaatggaatggaatggaataaaatttaaaatgcataagaaaaattgataaaaaaattattaaattttttttcatcatgTATTGGAATGTCTTTTCTTCTATTTCATAATGGAATTGTCATTTCAATACTTTAATATGCAATCAAACAAAGGAATGAAAtgtaaattattttcttttatttccattctatttcattacctccaaccaaacgccataATACCTCACAATTAGGATTAAATGCACTATCTAAATCAAGTGAAACCGCTAGTAGTAGCAAAACCCTAACCTTTGCCATACTCGTTTGTACATTATAACATCTTCATATGGTAAAATCGGAAGGAAGCAATACAATAGTgaactttaatttaaataagaCAATAGTGGACTTTTCTAGGAATGTTTTAGAATTCTTGTTTTGGGTCTTCCCTATACTTTTATGTGTCTAaacattatttttcttgtttgtgATGACTCTTATGAAAATAGATCATTATGCTAGCATATTCACTATTTGAGATGCTAAAGTATTTGAAATATAGACAAAAAAATACCATTTCAGTAATATCTTGTTTGTGATGTcttgtttgcatgcttgttGATGATATGGTAATGACAACTTAGCTGTGTAAGCACAAGATTTGCTAGAACGCCTCTCCCAACTCTCACAAAGCTCATCTCTTCATACATCTCCTAAACATTTCATtgactattatttatttataatgattaattaagttaaatactaattataattaaatttggaATGAGTTATTAATACCTAAAAGTTGTTTAAGTAGGATTTTATTAATAGAATAATCACCAAGTATATTGGGTTTTATTTACTATGtgggatttatatatatatatatatatatatatatatatatatatatactaggtaggagttacgtgcgaggcacgtaaatattagttttaggtaaagtttaagtttttttattttttttatttagattgTACGTGAAGGTATGATCATacgaataatttgttttattaaagtaatatttgtgctattataattggttattcaaataaatttaagcatatataagtcataacaaaataatactTAATATTTACTTATAGAAAATTTAGAGGAACAACTCATAACTAAATTTgttcttttaatatatattatgtattattctattattttcataagcttaaaatatcattattattttaatatttataatacttTTTGTCACTTATATTGTAAGCACTATTGAATATACTacataacactttttttttgtattatgttaTCATGTTCATAAGATTAAAATATCATTATTACTATAGCTTTCACAATGATTTACAATAATACTTTTTCTtatgatttaagaaaataattataacaataaATATAGTTTTATTCAGAGTAATAAAGAGTACAATTACAAACTTACAACCATGGtagtatatgaaaaaaaattgtgaaagaaACTAACAGAAATTGATACAACACATGTATCTCCTAAAACTAAAGATGCCAAGCTTCTAGCTTTCTTGACACTTTTTGCAACAATCTTGTGTCATGTTCTTTAGTAGAAATCACTGCACAAAATCTGAGCAATCAGTCACTATTAATTCATTCAATTAGCCACTATAGAAAATAGAAAACACACCATGCAAAGCAAAATTCTAAAAAGAGAATCTCTAATTTAAAATGTCTTTATGAAATTTGGATGCAGAATAGGTCCATGCTTATAGTCACAAATAATAAGATGAAATAACCATGATGAACAACGCTAGTACCTTTCCTTGAACAGAGATTAGAGCTGCCTCAGCTTCTTTCTTTAATTTGAAGGATACATATCCATATACCAAGGACTGAACTCCAActtgggatttggttttctgGGACCATCTTAACTATGATTCCCATAGATATAAGAAGAAGCCCTGCCCCATGTTGGTTAGTCATTGGCTTTGTAAATATCACATATGAAAGCAATAAAGTTACTGCTTTTCTAGCAGTCGTTATCTGCAAAATCAAGCATGGAATGGCATATCAATCAACAAATTTGTGAGAGCAAACCATAAAGTCTGATCGTTGGAGTTACCCCTCTTCTTCAGTATGTTACCACAATAAATTTTGAAAGATGATGTTAGCATTCTCAGTCTATATCCTTAGTTTCTTACTAATTCTAACACATAAACCAGCAAAAATAGCAAAACCAACTAAATGTTCAAGTATGGAACATAGGTAGGAGATTCAAGTCTTAGAAAATTACTATAGCAGGGGTGGCTGCACCGAAAAGAGCAATGAGGGATAGCACAGAAACTTGCCCCACGTAAGTCGCCATGGCTTCAAACACTAACACCCCATAAACATATGGATGTTGCAAAAATTTTCCGGTGACATGATGAGCAAGATTGTGATTTTGATATTAGAACTTGAAAGAGGTGTGGAAAGTGCAGaagttaaataaaattttagctTTATTAGCAGATGCAGGAAATTATATAGATGTATATATCAACTTATAAATTGAAACTATTATCACTAAAAATTCAAACAGTGGACAAAGAAACAAATGTACTTTTGAGTTGGGAGACAgaactattttttaaaagtagcaGATGCATGTCAAGTGGGAAAAACTTTGGTACAGAATGCAATAGCCAAAGGGAGCTAGTAAAGAAACTATATATTAAAATTGACACAGCTAATACACAATAAATGACCTGAAATCTTAAATCTCTATTCATGACAAATGAAATGTTTGATTAAAATTGTTCACAACATCATGTGATAAATAACAAAGATGACAAATCTaaaatgaaaaattcacaaTTGTAAGGATTCAAGTATTCAAATCCATAGTTTTGTCTATAGTAATTCCACAATGCTAGTTCTGTCTATGATTTCAAAATAGGAAGGATAGCTAAGGATCATGGGAGAAACTTTGGAAAACTAAATCATATAAAGGGAATTTATTATAGCTTATCTACAAAACTTAACTATCTATTTTGCTAAAGATGAAGAATTAAAATCATGAAACAATAAGCATTTTATTCCATATCAGCATATTCTAAAATAGtaagaattaaaatttatattcacAAAGAGCCTCCTTCTAGAGCTTTGATATTTAACCACATAAAAGACAAGAACTGTGATGTTTAACAATAGAACACACAGCAGTGGTATAAAAAACTACTCAAAGCCACATATTATGACTTAACCtatatgatttttcaaaaaaaaaaaatgacttaaCCTATATGCGAAATGAAAAACATTCCAACCCAAGTTACCAACCAAACACTTACGCCATATGGAGGAGTACGAAGCTGTAAATAGCGGTGGCTCTGAGACAAATACTACATgcataagagagagagagagagagagagagagagagagagagagagagagagagagagagagagagagagagagagagagagagagagagagagagagagagatgcgaTGTCGGCCATCGTGTGGAGTCGCAcattatttcaaaaatttattagaATCTTGAGGCATGAATTCAATGGAGTCGACACCACTCAAAGTCAAATTCCTAATGCAGAGAATAAATACACATAAGTAAAGCAGAGaataaatatacaaaagaaaAGCAGATTGAATTGGTGGTCGTGGTTTGAGACTGAGGAGTGGCGATCGAAGCAAATACAGTCAAGAACCGTACGAATCTCCTCAACAGGAGGTAACCAAGCAACTTTTTCCtgcaatcaaatcaaaatcCTCATCAATTCAAATAAGCAAACTTATTTTCTTAGAATTCACAGAAAAtctaattaaacaaaaaaaaataaaaaaacctaaCTGATGAGAACGAATCAACTGAAAGATATTGCTATTGCGGCTGTTAATTTGGGCCATGTAAAGCTGCGATTGAGATTGGAGTGTAAAGAAGACTTGTTTAAGATAGGGCCTGAGACGAAAGCTGAGGCGGAGAAGAGGGAGTGAGTGCTCAGCATTCTTTGAAGAATGAACATTTGGGACTTCTTCTAATGGCCACACCAATCAGTATTTCAGCTTTGctctgtgtgtgtgtgtggtTGGACGTCTAGTGGCGACTCCGTCGATGTATTGATCATGAGGTGGGATGGACTCGGCCATGAATTTGACCTCGGCCGATAAGATACTCGTTTGGACGATAAAATCTTGAAGGATTTCAATGAATATTGGTGGAGTTGGTTTTAATAAaactgttatttttgaataattttttttttaaaaaaaaaagaaattcacccattttttttttaatttaaaaataaattgtttaattttttggtttaattattgggtttatttgttaacgggagatcaaacctattaacatcgttaaatttaacagaatattcttttatttttaaagtatattctgttaaaccaagaaatgccgttagatagacacttttaatatataaagatataaatgTGTGTGGCAtatgattttaattttatttggttATGATATACtaaaatagttatttatttattagtgaATTAGTTAGTTAAGCAAGATTTTAATTATAATGCCCATGACGGGTTTCTCTGACAGAATACTTTTGTACTTATCATAGTACTTATCATTTTGTTTGTGAGTATGCGTACTTACGTATTCCTATATTTTATAGCACACTATAACACTATGTAATAAGGATTATAAAGAGTAGTGTTATACCCATTACATTAGAAAGGATTACAAAAAGGTAAATCAAACATTAGAATAAGAACTTTAAGGTGGTGTTTACTGTTTAGtaagaggtaatgaaatggaatgaaaATGAGATAATTTATATTTCATTCTTTTGCTTGGTTGTATTTAAAACTATTGGAATTCCATTCTGTTAGAATGACCTTTCTATTATTTTAGTagaatgactattctattttgaaatggaaAGAAAGACCATTTCAatgcaaaatttgaaaaaatttaatattttttttatcaattttttatttatacattttaaattttattccatttctATTTCcatttctatatttttattccttCCAACCAAAGACCACCTAATTTTACAAAGTAAACCAAATGGGCTGTAAGAGTATGAATACTATGAAATGCATCATGCATGTGACCGTTAGATGACTCCAATACTATACTATATGCTTATCAATAAATACGAATTTTTATTTGCTAAACACAGTTACGTTGTATATTCATGTTTATATTTGATTGAAAAAAGTACATTTGTATAACGTAGTGTTATTGTAATACCATTACGTCAAATATAAACatgattattattgttgtgtcgTGTTTTAATTCAACAAGTATTTGTGTATTTTATTGTGttaacatttaattttagaGAGGAAATCTCCCAAGCTAAAGCTTTTACCATGAAAAAGAAAACTTTACGTAACAGCAAAATAAGCAAAATATGAAAGCAAGTCAAACAGCCCAAGAGAATTGGGGAAGAAAGTTAAAAAGTACATTGATATGTGTACATATAAATTACACACTGATTTAACGTCACAAACTTAAGAGACTTGCCACATAGAATTACACACAGATTCAAGGTCACAAACTTAAGAGACTTGCCACATAGGCAGATTTGTGTTTGATTTATATGTGCACATATTATTAATCCAAATATTATATTATgccattttaaaatattatgttcAAATATTGTGCCGTCACTCTAATTCTGTATAAACTATTCCATCTATTACGAAATTTAAGGTGGGAAAGtaggtaaaaaaatatatattattgagcaCCTAATACTATCTATAAGTAGCACCCGATTGGAGGTGCTTTACTTTTAGCAATTCTGTTGGTTAAAATATTCTTAAGTTGAGATTGTAGccttttttttagattttgattttatgtggACTTAGCTTTCTCTTTTATGTTAAATtggtatataatataattgcCAATAGAATCAAACAGCTGAAAACGAAGGGAAATAAAAGCAACTTCTCGTTGTGTTCTTTACATTCTTCAAACTAAGTCAATATAAA is a window from the Cannabis sativa cultivar Pink pepper isolate KNU-18-1 chromosome 1, ASM2916894v1, whole genome shotgun sequence genome containing:
- the LOC115707211 gene encoding protein STRUBBELIG-RECEPTOR FAMILY 7 — protein: MREMSEKWRWVLVFFIVCILGWRPSSINAVTDPNDASALKIMFTSMNNPGQLSGWNANGDDPCGQNWLGITCSGQRVTEIKLPNLQLSGSMGYNLAPLTAVTNLDMSNNNLGGNILYALPPNLTRLNLGGNTFNGGIPYSISLMTSLQYLNLSHNQIQNQLDDVFGKLTSLSVLDLSFNTIPGNLPESLSSLTSVTSMYLQNNQLTGTIDVLANLPLQTLNVENNKFTGWIPEQLKNINLKREGNAWSSGPAPPPPPGTPPATRNRIHKSPNSNRSSDDGGNGGKSSGIGAGGIAGIVISIFVVGGIIAFFLVKRRSKKRSSPDIEKINEPFAPLASNEVQEMKSVQTSSTLDTKTFDAPPPASINLRPPPIERHKSFDEADVVVVSKKPVVKKKSVTAPINVTSYSVADLQMATGSFCVDNLLGEGSFGRVYRAQFDDGKVLAVKKIDSTVLSRQSPEEDFTEIVLNLSHLHHPNVTELMGYCSEHGQHLLVYEFHKNGSLHDFLHLSDEFSKPLIWNSRVKIALGTARALEYLHEVCSPSVVHKNVKSSKILLDAELNPHLSDCGLANYIEQANEYLSSHSDAGFNAPEILMGNQFSVKSDVYSFGVIMLELLTGRKPFDSSRPRSEQSLVKWASPQLHDIDALSKMVDPALEGLYPVKSLSRFADVIALCIQAEPEFRPPMSEVVEALVRLVQRANMSKRTIGTESFKRGESSEIPDNFS